From Equus przewalskii isolate Varuska chromosome 7, EquPr2, whole genome shotgun sequence, one genomic window encodes:
- the GAL3ST1 gene encoding galactosylceramide sulfotransferase isoform X3: MWPWTWDRQLPVSEMPLPQKKRWESMAKGLVLGALFTSFLLLLYSYAVPPLHTGLASATPEGTAPCSPAPGEPETVTPANGSAAGCQPRRDIVFMKTHKTASSTLLNILFRFGQKHGLKFAFPNGRNDFDYPAFFARSLVQDYRPGACFNIICNHMRFHYEEVRGLVPPNATFITVLRDPARLFESSFHYFGSVVPFTWKLSSQDKLAEFLQDPDRYYDPNGYNAHYLRNLLFFDLGYDSGLDPGSPQVQEHILEVERRFHLVLLQEYFDESLVLLKDLLCWELEDVLYFKLNARRDPAGPRLSGELYRRATAWNVLDARLYRHFNASFWRKVEAFGRERMAREVATLRRANERMRRICIDGGRAVDAAAIQDSAMQPWQPLGAKSILGYNLKKSIGRRHAQLCRRMLTPEIQYLMDLGVNLWVTKLWKFIRDFLQW; the protein is encoded by the exons GTGTCTGAGATGCCGCTGCCGCAGAAGAAGCGCTGGGAGTCCATGGCCAAGGGGCTGGTGCTGGGAGCGCTCTTCACCAGCTTCCTACTGCTGCTCTACTCCTACGCCGTGCCCCCGCTGCACACTGGCCTGGCCTCTGC GACCCCGGAGGGCACAGCgccctgctcccctgccccaggTGAGCCAGAGACGGTGACGCCGGCCAATGGCTCGGCGGCAGGGTGCCAGCCGCGGCGCGACATCGTGTTCATGAAGACGCACAAGACGGCCAGCAGCACCCTGCTCAACATCCTCTTCCGCTTCGGCCAGAAGCACGGGCTCAAGTTCGCCTTCCCCAACGGCCGCAACGACTTCGACTACCCCGCCTTCTTCGCGCGCAGCCTGGTGCAGGACTACCGGCCCGGCGCCTGCTTCAACATCATTTGCAACCACATGCGCTTCCACTACGAGGAGGTGCGGGGCCTGGTGCCGCCCAACGCCACCTTCATCACCGTGCTCCGCGACCCCGCCCGTCTCTTCGAGTCCTCCTTCCACTACTTCGGGTCGGTGGTGCCCTTCACCTGGAAGCTCTCGAGCCAAGACAAGCTGGCCGAGTTCCTGCAGGACCCCGATCGCTACTATGACCCCAACGGCTACAACGCCCACTACCTCCGCAACCTGCTCTTTTTCGACCTGGGCTACGACAGCGGCCTGGACCCGGGCAGCCCGCAGGTGCAGGAGCACATCCTGGAGGTGGAGCGCCGCTTCCACCTGGTGCTCCTGCAGGAGTACTTCGACGAGTCGCTGGTGCTGCTCAAGGACCTGctgtgctgggagctggaggACGTGCTCTACTTCAAGCTCAACGCCCGCCGCGACCCCGCGGGGCCGCGCCTCTCGGGCGAGCTGTACCGGCGCGCCACCGCCTGGAACGTGCTGGACGCCCGCCTCTACCGCCACTTCAACGCCAGCTTCTGGCGCAAGGTGGAGGCGTTCGGGCGCGAGCGCATGGCCCGCGAGGTGGCCACCCTGCGGCGCGCCAACGAGCGCATGCGGCGCATCTGCATCGACGGGGGCCGCGCCGTGGACGCCGCCGCCATCCAGGACTCGGCCATGCAGCCCTGGCAGCCGCTGGGCGCCAAGTCCATCCTGGGCTACAACCTCAAGAAGAGCATCGGGCGGCGGCACGCGCAGCTCTGTCGCCGCATGCTCACGCCCGAGATCCAGTACTTGATGGACCTCGGCGTCAACCTGTGGGTCACCAAGCTCTGGAAGTTCATCCGGGACTTTCTGCAGTGGTGA
- the GAL3ST1 gene encoding galactosylceramide sulfotransferase isoform X2 produces the protein MWPWTWDRQLPVSEMPLPQKKRWESMAKGLVLGALFTSFLLLLYSYAVPPLHTGLASARTPEGTAPCSPAPGEPETVTPANGSAAGCQPRRDIVFMKTHKTASSTLLNILFRFGQKHGLKFAFPNGRNDFDYPAFFARSLVQDYRPGACFNIICNHMRFHYEEVRGLVPPNATFITVLRDPARLFESSFHYFGSVVPFTWKLSSQDKLAEFLQDPDRYYDPNGYNAHYLRNLLFFDLGYDSGLDPGSPQVQEHILEVERRFHLVLLQEYFDESLVLLKDLLCWELEDVLYFKLNARRDPAGPRLSGELYRRATAWNVLDARLYRHFNASFWRKVEAFGRERMAREVATLRRANERMRRICIDGGRAVDAAAIQDSAMQPWQPLGAKSILGYNLKKSIGRRHAQLCRRMLTPEIQYLMDLGVNLWVTKLWKFIRDFLQW, from the exons GTGTCTGAGATGCCGCTGCCGCAGAAGAAGCGCTGGGAGTCCATGGCCAAGGGGCTGGTGCTGGGAGCGCTCTTCACCAGCTTCCTACTGCTGCTCTACTCCTACGCCGTGCCCCCGCTGCACACTGGCCTGGCCTCTGC CAGGACCCCGGAGGGCACAGCgccctgctcccctgccccaggTGAGCCAGAGACGGTGACGCCGGCCAATGGCTCGGCGGCAGGGTGCCAGCCGCGGCGCGACATCGTGTTCATGAAGACGCACAAGACGGCCAGCAGCACCCTGCTCAACATCCTCTTCCGCTTCGGCCAGAAGCACGGGCTCAAGTTCGCCTTCCCCAACGGCCGCAACGACTTCGACTACCCCGCCTTCTTCGCGCGCAGCCTGGTGCAGGACTACCGGCCCGGCGCCTGCTTCAACATCATTTGCAACCACATGCGCTTCCACTACGAGGAGGTGCGGGGCCTGGTGCCGCCCAACGCCACCTTCATCACCGTGCTCCGCGACCCCGCCCGTCTCTTCGAGTCCTCCTTCCACTACTTCGGGTCGGTGGTGCCCTTCACCTGGAAGCTCTCGAGCCAAGACAAGCTGGCCGAGTTCCTGCAGGACCCCGATCGCTACTATGACCCCAACGGCTACAACGCCCACTACCTCCGCAACCTGCTCTTTTTCGACCTGGGCTACGACAGCGGCCTGGACCCGGGCAGCCCGCAGGTGCAGGAGCACATCCTGGAGGTGGAGCGCCGCTTCCACCTGGTGCTCCTGCAGGAGTACTTCGACGAGTCGCTGGTGCTGCTCAAGGACCTGctgtgctgggagctggaggACGTGCTCTACTTCAAGCTCAACGCCCGCCGCGACCCCGCGGGGCCGCGCCTCTCGGGCGAGCTGTACCGGCGCGCCACCGCCTGGAACGTGCTGGACGCCCGCCTCTACCGCCACTTCAACGCCAGCTTCTGGCGCAAGGTGGAGGCGTTCGGGCGCGAGCGCATGGCCCGCGAGGTGGCCACCCTGCGGCGCGCCAACGAGCGCATGCGGCGCATCTGCATCGACGGGGGCCGCGCCGTGGACGCCGCCGCCATCCAGGACTCGGCCATGCAGCCCTGGCAGCCGCTGGGCGCCAAGTCCATCCTGGGCTACAACCTCAAGAAGAGCATCGGGCGGCGGCACGCGCAGCTCTGTCGCCGCATGCTCACGCCCGAGATCCAGTACTTGATGGACCTCGGCGTCAACCTGTGGGTCACCAAGCTCTGGAAGTTCATCCGGGACTTTCTGCAGTGGTGA
- the GAL3ST1 gene encoding galactosylceramide sulfotransferase isoform X4: protein MPLPQKKRWESMAKGLVLGALFTSFLLLLYSYAVPPLHTGLASARTPEGTAPCSPAPGEPETVTPANGSAAGCQPRRDIVFMKTHKTASSTLLNILFRFGQKHGLKFAFPNGRNDFDYPAFFARSLVQDYRPGACFNIICNHMRFHYEEVRGLVPPNATFITVLRDPARLFESSFHYFGSVVPFTWKLSSQDKLAEFLQDPDRYYDPNGYNAHYLRNLLFFDLGYDSGLDPGSPQVQEHILEVERRFHLVLLQEYFDESLVLLKDLLCWELEDVLYFKLNARRDPAGPRLSGELYRRATAWNVLDARLYRHFNASFWRKVEAFGRERMAREVATLRRANERMRRICIDGGRAVDAAAIQDSAMQPWQPLGAKSILGYNLKKSIGRRHAQLCRRMLTPEIQYLMDLGVNLWVTKLWKFIRDFLQW, encoded by the exons ATGCCGCTGCCGCAGAAGAAGCGCTGGGAGTCCATGGCCAAGGGGCTGGTGCTGGGAGCGCTCTTCACCAGCTTCCTACTGCTGCTCTACTCCTACGCCGTGCCCCCGCTGCACACTGGCCTGGCCTCTGC CAGGACCCCGGAGGGCACAGCgccctgctcccctgccccaggTGAGCCAGAGACGGTGACGCCGGCCAATGGCTCGGCGGCAGGGTGCCAGCCGCGGCGCGACATCGTGTTCATGAAGACGCACAAGACGGCCAGCAGCACCCTGCTCAACATCCTCTTCCGCTTCGGCCAGAAGCACGGGCTCAAGTTCGCCTTCCCCAACGGCCGCAACGACTTCGACTACCCCGCCTTCTTCGCGCGCAGCCTGGTGCAGGACTACCGGCCCGGCGCCTGCTTCAACATCATTTGCAACCACATGCGCTTCCACTACGAGGAGGTGCGGGGCCTGGTGCCGCCCAACGCCACCTTCATCACCGTGCTCCGCGACCCCGCCCGTCTCTTCGAGTCCTCCTTCCACTACTTCGGGTCGGTGGTGCCCTTCACCTGGAAGCTCTCGAGCCAAGACAAGCTGGCCGAGTTCCTGCAGGACCCCGATCGCTACTATGACCCCAACGGCTACAACGCCCACTACCTCCGCAACCTGCTCTTTTTCGACCTGGGCTACGACAGCGGCCTGGACCCGGGCAGCCCGCAGGTGCAGGAGCACATCCTGGAGGTGGAGCGCCGCTTCCACCTGGTGCTCCTGCAGGAGTACTTCGACGAGTCGCTGGTGCTGCTCAAGGACCTGctgtgctgggagctggaggACGTGCTCTACTTCAAGCTCAACGCCCGCCGCGACCCCGCGGGGCCGCGCCTCTCGGGCGAGCTGTACCGGCGCGCCACCGCCTGGAACGTGCTGGACGCCCGCCTCTACCGCCACTTCAACGCCAGCTTCTGGCGCAAGGTGGAGGCGTTCGGGCGCGAGCGCATGGCCCGCGAGGTGGCCACCCTGCGGCGCGCCAACGAGCGCATGCGGCGCATCTGCATCGACGGGGGCCGCGCCGTGGACGCCGCCGCCATCCAGGACTCGGCCATGCAGCCCTGGCAGCCGCTGGGCGCCAAGTCCATCCTGGGCTACAACCTCAAGAAGAGCATCGGGCGGCGGCACGCGCAGCTCTGTCGCCGCATGCTCACGCCCGAGATCCAGTACTTGATGGACCTCGGCGTCAACCTGTGGGTCACCAAGCTCTGGAAGTTCATCCGGGACTTTCTGCAGTGGTGA
- the GAL3ST1 gene encoding galactosylceramide sulfotransferase isoform X5, with protein sequence MPLPQKKRWESMAKGLVLGALFTSFLLLLYSYAVPPLHTGLASATPEGTAPCSPAPGEPETVTPANGSAAGCQPRRDIVFMKTHKTASSTLLNILFRFGQKHGLKFAFPNGRNDFDYPAFFARSLVQDYRPGACFNIICNHMRFHYEEVRGLVPPNATFITVLRDPARLFESSFHYFGSVVPFTWKLSSQDKLAEFLQDPDRYYDPNGYNAHYLRNLLFFDLGYDSGLDPGSPQVQEHILEVERRFHLVLLQEYFDESLVLLKDLLCWELEDVLYFKLNARRDPAGPRLSGELYRRATAWNVLDARLYRHFNASFWRKVEAFGRERMAREVATLRRANERMRRICIDGGRAVDAAAIQDSAMQPWQPLGAKSILGYNLKKSIGRRHAQLCRRMLTPEIQYLMDLGVNLWVTKLWKFIRDFLQW encoded by the exons ATGCCGCTGCCGCAGAAGAAGCGCTGGGAGTCCATGGCCAAGGGGCTGGTGCTGGGAGCGCTCTTCACCAGCTTCCTACTGCTGCTCTACTCCTACGCCGTGCCCCCGCTGCACACTGGCCTGGCCTCTGC GACCCCGGAGGGCACAGCgccctgctcccctgccccaggTGAGCCAGAGACGGTGACGCCGGCCAATGGCTCGGCGGCAGGGTGCCAGCCGCGGCGCGACATCGTGTTCATGAAGACGCACAAGACGGCCAGCAGCACCCTGCTCAACATCCTCTTCCGCTTCGGCCAGAAGCACGGGCTCAAGTTCGCCTTCCCCAACGGCCGCAACGACTTCGACTACCCCGCCTTCTTCGCGCGCAGCCTGGTGCAGGACTACCGGCCCGGCGCCTGCTTCAACATCATTTGCAACCACATGCGCTTCCACTACGAGGAGGTGCGGGGCCTGGTGCCGCCCAACGCCACCTTCATCACCGTGCTCCGCGACCCCGCCCGTCTCTTCGAGTCCTCCTTCCACTACTTCGGGTCGGTGGTGCCCTTCACCTGGAAGCTCTCGAGCCAAGACAAGCTGGCCGAGTTCCTGCAGGACCCCGATCGCTACTATGACCCCAACGGCTACAACGCCCACTACCTCCGCAACCTGCTCTTTTTCGACCTGGGCTACGACAGCGGCCTGGACCCGGGCAGCCCGCAGGTGCAGGAGCACATCCTGGAGGTGGAGCGCCGCTTCCACCTGGTGCTCCTGCAGGAGTACTTCGACGAGTCGCTGGTGCTGCTCAAGGACCTGctgtgctgggagctggaggACGTGCTCTACTTCAAGCTCAACGCCCGCCGCGACCCCGCGGGGCCGCGCCTCTCGGGCGAGCTGTACCGGCGCGCCACCGCCTGGAACGTGCTGGACGCCCGCCTCTACCGCCACTTCAACGCCAGCTTCTGGCGCAAGGTGGAGGCGTTCGGGCGCGAGCGCATGGCCCGCGAGGTGGCCACCCTGCGGCGCGCCAACGAGCGCATGCGGCGCATCTGCATCGACGGGGGCCGCGCCGTGGACGCCGCCGCCATCCAGGACTCGGCCATGCAGCCCTGGCAGCCGCTGGGCGCCAAGTCCATCCTGGGCTACAACCTCAAGAAGAGCATCGGGCGGCGGCACGCGCAGCTCTGTCGCCGCATGCTCACGCCCGAGATCCAGTACTTGATGGACCTCGGCGTCAACCTGTGGGTCACCAAGCTCTGGAAGTTCATCCGGGACTTTCTGCAGTGGTGA